Part of the Hevea brasiliensis isolate MT/VB/25A 57/8 chromosome 16, ASM3005281v1, whole genome shotgun sequence genome is shown below.
TTATTGGAAAATTCTTTTCCAGATCCAGTTCACTATAGATTCTGTTGTGCATCGCGAAAGCGtgtaaactgcaaagaaataaaacaaacatacaaaacaccaatatttacgtagttcaccctctcaacatagggctacatccatgggcatgccatcttccactatcatcaataataaatcatcaattacaagctcaaactatattacccatcaacccaattacacctAAGAGAACTCATACaacatcaaactgctcatagtaaatatattagttagtccctctcagtctcctctagacataacctaaTATATTTACCATTACAgcactacaccacaaagggtgtcttcaactatatgggcaaaagccctctcaccaatggacaagaatctctttctcttgaattctatgtccttactcCACTTTAAGCCGAAGCCTCTCTCCATTGTAATGGGCAAGTGCCCTTCATTAATGGGCAGAGCTAAATCCCTAGCAATTGGCAaagcccctctctacaatgggtgacAGCCTCACTTTATGGACTGAAAGCCAttctcttcaatgggcaaaagccaaatAATCATTCccatcattctcctatttatagtgttaattccctcatTCATTATCTaattaggagtcccactcaatttaggaataatactaaaataagagttctactcattataggaaatattcctccatcctattgaggaatatttcttccactcaaattagaaaaagatatctatccaaatcccattaggattttgagtcataattctaacaatctctactttgactcaaaatccatcaaccattgcatacctcaaattcttgggtgtcatcaaatcatcaaatctccatgcttgagcttgaacccttcaaatcatcaatccttcaatcttcatcttgggtgtaacttgctttgttcttcaaaaaatcttcacttcatcaaccatcttgattttgcatcaagagctccGCCTCAATTTCAACTCTCCACCACCACCATTATTGCATGTGTGATTTTCTATTTGTCGTAACAGCTCCACCTTCAACCAAACTCACAAAGATCAtccccatgctctgataccaatttttgTGCATCGTGGAAGCGtgtaaactgcaaagaaataaaataaacatataaaataccaatatttacatggttcaccctctcaacatagggctatATCTATGgacatgccatcttccactatcatcaataataaatcatcaattacaagctcAAATTATACTACCtatcaacccaattacacccaagagaactcatacaacatcaaactgctcatagtaaatatattagttagtccctcttagTCTCCTCCatacataacccaatatatttactattacaatactacaccataaagggtgtcttcaactatatgggcaagagccctctcaccaacggagaagaatcccttcctcttgaattctatgtccttactcCACTTTAGGCTAaagcctctctccactgcaatgggAAAGTGCCCCTCATCAgtgggcagagccaaatcctcagcaattggcaaAAGTCCCTCTTTACAATGGGTGGCAGCCTCACTCCATAGGCTGAAGGCCAttctcttcaatgggcaaaagccaaataaccttttccatcattctcctatttatagtgttaattctctcaatcattatctgattaggagtcccacttaatttaggaataatactaaaataagaattctactcattataggaaatattcctccatcctattgaggaatatttctctcactcaaattaggaaaagatctctctccaaATCCTATTAGGATTtggagtcataattctaacagatTCTTATCTCACTATACATCTTGTGTTTAAATCTATAATGGACCAAGTCTATACTAGGAATTATTGGCTCCAATTGAGATATTATCTCATCCTTGCACGCACAATACAATTTGTTTATACGAATGGTGATCACTTCACCTATGCTTTATGTTTCAAAGATGACATCGCATCATTGTTCCTGGACCAAACGCCTCTCTAAGAAAATGGATTCAACTTATGTATTTGATCATGTTATGGATTTGACTTAAGaaaataggttttttttttttttatttcaattggaAAATTCTTGTCTAGACTCAATCTACTATACACTCAAGACATAAATATATAAGACTCGTAAGTCCCACTGTACATCTTGTGTTTTAGATATATAGTGGATCGGCTTTATACTAAAAAAATCCTTTTGTATTATTGGCTCCAACTAAGATAATGAGTTTTTTACTAGAAAAATCCTTTTGTATTATTGGCTCCAACTACaataatgagttttttttttataatattatatttttatctttGGAAAGATATTATAGGCATTATTAATGCTTTattgtattaataatattaattatgtaCTTTGTGTATTTTTTCATGcatattttatatctttaattaaGTAATGGTTTTATGAAaagttatatattataattaatctaattatgtacatgtaatattaatttaattattaacttaaatgcaataaaataaaataattatatttaaaagatTAAAGCTTTAGTTGAATAATATTAAACTTTATtttctattaaataattataacaataaaaaatttaaaaactttataaaaaatatgattatttatttatacattttattaataaaataaaatttaaggaattaaatcatttcaaattaaattaatttaaatgacaataattaatttattaatggaATCAAACTTTAGAGAATAATTTTTtctcataaaaatataaaatctaacttataatttttaacatacttcaaaaattaatttataatttactcCAACACATAAGTCCAAATTAAACTTTATATCAATTTCCGATAAATAATCACACATGCATGCTATCACAATAAAATTGTGGATATCATTTTGCTTTGCTGTGAAAGCATCTTTTGATGTTGATATTTATCTAAAAAATCACTAAGTGATTTCATCAAAAATTAAAACTTCATTAGGGACAATAAtttattttgtcttttatttCATTTACTATTATTTGATAGGGACCAACAAAATGAATAGTCTCCTATTTTTGTCCGCTTGGATCCTAATTTTTGTGgtgatatttttttaataaaaaatatttttaaaataaataaatatattattaaaaataaattaattttaaaaattaatgacaATACTACTATCATAATTATGATTGATTatctattttataaatttaataaatttatttttttgtattattAATTCAAAGAACTTCTTTGGGGTACAGTGATGTAACGATGGACATATATCAGTATTTGATGAGTACCGGCGGTTATGGAGCTTTCCGGCAACATCCTTCTTTAGAATGGAAAATATTGTAGGGATGATCATGGAGCTCAAGTGGATAGAAATGAAGCAAAAATTGTCAATGCTTGTGGGTTAATTTCTCGTCAGGAAAATGACTTGGCAACCCTCAGAAGCTGAGGATTGCTTGAAGCCTACTGGAGTGCCAAGTAATCTTCTCAAGTATTATCTCAACCTTTCATGCACAATAGTACtgttatctctctctctctctctctctctctctctcttcacatATCTTATCTCTCTTTCTGttttcttgttcttcttctttcAAAAGGATAAAATCACATATCTTACCTCTAATTCTAATATTTGAACAATAAtctcaaagaaattctcaaagttTTGATAGTCCAAtctcataaaatatatatacatataaaaatccaaaatagaaattatattgctcaaaaaaatttcaatggaaaagagagagagagagagagagtgtgttcTACTTGTAATAAACAACTTttttatgaaattgtaaaatttcaataaagaaatatataaataaatttcacaatttcaaTCAAAATTCTATAGCCCAATTACAACAATATAAAAGAcatgtataaaataattaaaacctaagaaaaaagagaaagaaaagaaactaATTAATAAAGTAATAGTGAAGAGAGATTAATGAACGATTTTCGTTAATATCCTACGCGTTGTCATCCCTGACATGTGAGCCTCATATCGCGTGAAAGCAACTCGAAACGACCAGCATCCCTCAAAACACGTACGTGTTACAAGCTGTGCAATCTCAaccttcaattatttttatttgttatagtCATTCAATTTGAGATAAACTAGCAGCTATTTATTCAATATGTAGATGACACTATTGTTGCAATTgtgtttatttaatatttttattacttaTTGATTAGTACTATATGttaaaaaggtttttaaatattaacttattaatataaattaaaatttaaaatttattataaattatatttcaaaagtaatttaaattaaattgcaaCTTTTTAGACATTGCCCACTTCCATTATGTTATAAAAGGCAATAGAGGTTAGCATAAGAATTACAAAAGCACAAGAattcttattttttaaattttatttgaattaattatgtcataccatgttttaattttaattcaattaatgtTATCTAATATATATTTTAGAAAAGGAATTTTGCATAAATTTTTCTATCATCATTTTCTCCATCGTTTTTATATTTATAGCATAAAAATCAAATTTCATCAATAATTGATTCAACAAGGGTTTTTTTCACtttcatattttttaaattattttttttaatttaatattatatagcactgtgaaaatttttaattcatgtctttttccaatttacattttttttctttatccttttttttttcaaatttaatatgAAGGAAAAATACCAAATTAATTAATCTAATAGATTCACTTCAAACACTTAAAAAAGTTGAAACATtaaaataatggtattttgaaaatattacatACAATCGTGTAccaaatatatgaaaaaaaaaaacatgaaaaAGAATTTTGATCAACATAGCaagtaaataatataatataaataactaaaattcatatttaattatatttttaccaacattttataatattattcagGGAACTAAAATATTAGTcgagacaaaaaaaaattataaaaatcttcTTTTAGAAATGAAAGACTTGTACCATCACTAATGCTATATGTAGTAAAATTATatgatattaaatatattaaaatgtataaaattttgagttaatatttaatatataattataaaaattatcatatataaagaaattttattttgcAATTTTACAACATTTGAAGATGTGGAATAATTTATCTAGAACAATAATAATATTAGGtatcaaaattttttaaatatttatatgttatactaaactaattaaattttaatattaattattataatattttaatattttaaattacataattaaatataatatttaattttatatttatataaataaaatagttaCATCTTGTAAACTATTTCATGCCCATGCTTGaaatatgatgaatttaaatagtATATTAATCATGTTTAGGACAGATTTGGGTTTAGAAAATAATGGCAATGATAgctttaaattggatttaaattttatatattacgtATCATTATTCAAATTCactcatataaataattaattaaatataatatatatatatatatatatatatatatatattgtaaaataatatttataattttcatatattatatttttaaaaaataaaatttaaatatttgataaatttattaagattttaatatattaattattaattaaaatatgtaaaattaaatgagtttaaatattttttgggTACAATAATTGGAATAAGATGATTTTCGTGGTCccaatattgaattttatttaggaggtttagaaaaaataataattagccGTTTGTTTGTTGTGGTGGATAATCAGAATCCAAAGAGGACGCTTAAGTCTTGTCCAATTTCCTATGATGTGCTTAAGTCTTGTCCCAATATTGAAATCACTATCAACAGATTTCTAAACTTGGAATTTGCATATTCACTTTTGGTATCACTATCAAAAATCACTGATGTAGCATAACTCCCGGGTGAATTACTGGATTAGTATTACTAAGAATTTGGGTAGAAGCAGCAGTTTTATTGTTGAAGCGGCAAGACTGAACTGGTGCTCTTAGCCAGCTAGATTGAACTGATGCTCTTGGCAGGTCGATACCTTTTTTCACTTTAAACACAGCTTCCATCATAACTACCTTGAGAAGTTCACGGTTGAAATTTCCTCCCAAACTCCCTAGCACTTCTAGACACCGTGTCAAATTCTTCTAGCCTAGAGACTCAGCCATTATAAAATACTGAAACTGACAAATAGAGCTTTTCAAAGAGAACATGCATAAGTTTTTCTATAATATTTTGAAAGAAAAGGATCTCAGATTCTAACTATTTTAGAAAGTTAAATAATTAACTTGATTTGCTAATAGTGTAAAACCTCAAAGTACCACTTTATTACAAAATGAACTATAACCACATGATATTTTTTTGTAATTTCCACTTTAACCTTTTAACCTAATTGTTTAATTCCCACAATTTCAATATTTACATATATaatcatttaatatatatatatatatatatatatatatatatatataatgtttaaaacgattaaaaggaaaaaaattaaaaacagacAATGACAGCTATGGGCGGACAAATGACTTAAAAATGCTGGCATTCTCTCTATAAATAGCGTTGCTTTTCTCCGTTTAGGGCAGGTACAAGCAAGTGATCAATTGTTTTAATTAGCAAGCAGGTGCTTTGCAGGAAAATGAGCACTCAAGCCAAAAGTGAGCAAGACAATTTTCGTCCATCGGCAAACTTTCCCTCTAGCGTTTGGGGTTGCTCTTTTGCTTCCCTATCCTTCCAAGATTCGGTATATCTCTatcatatttataattaatagataATATGGAAAATTCTAATTTAGATCTAGTATATTATGTATCCAAGATATAACATATGTAAAATAGATTGAATTCGGACATCTGGGTTTTGGGTTCATGATAAATTTATTATTGATGTTGATGTTAAAAATTctttaaattgagtatttttctatttaatcatgatgttaaattggcATTTAACTACTGTCTGTGCAGGAGTTTGAATCACTTTGTAAAGAGGTGGAAATATTTAAAGAAAAGGTGAAAGATATATTAATGCAATCTACAAGAGGATTAATCGAAAATATTGAATTTATTGATATATTATGCTGCCTTGGAGTGTCATATTATTTTGAGAATGAAATTGAAGAACAATTAAACCATATTTTCATTGCTCTTCCcactttcctccatgaaagtgaCTATGACCTTCACGTTGCGGCGCTTCTATTTCGGATCTTAAGACAACATGGTCATAAAGTGACTTGTGGTAAGTGTCTGTATATAAATATTATCAATATTAAGAAGATTAATATGTGATGTGGGTGATCATCATGAATTAGATGTTTTTaacaaattcaaagacaatgatggACGGTTCAAGAAAACCATCACCAATGATGTGAAAAGCCTCCTTGGCTTATACGAAGCTAGCTTTCTAAGTGTGCATGGAGAAGATATTTTAGATGAAGCCCTTGCTTTTACAAAGCCATACCTGGAAACTCTAGCTGAGCAGGCAAGCCCCCATCTTGCTGAACATATAAAGAATTCTCTGGTGTGGCCAATCCATCAAAGCATGGAAAGACTAAAGATTCACCAATATATATCCTTTTACGAAAAAGAGGAGTCTCGCAATGAAACTCTGCTGAAGTTTGCAGAGTTGGACTACAATCGAATTCAATTATTATATAGACAAGAGCTAGCCATTCTCTCAAGGTAAATTTTGTTTCACATGCACACACAGGGTATAGATTAATAAATTtaacataaattgaattatgttaTATTATCAGGTGGTCGAGAGACTTGAATGTTATGCACAAGTATCCTTATACAAGAGATAGAATTGTGGAGGCCTATGTATGGGCACTTGGATGCATTTGCGAACCTCAGTTTGGTGCTTCTCGGTTGATGATTGCTAAGTATGTGCAAATGGAGACAGTGCTAGATGACACATACGACGCATATGGAACACTGGATGAGCTCTATCGTTTTACAGCTGCATTTGAAAGGTTATAGGAACTTGACATGGAATACATAACAAAATTTCAATCACCATATATACAAAAGTGAATATAGCCCAACCATTTTTTTTTCCTGCAAATTTTCAGGTGCAATGTTGATGGTATTGATGATCACCTGCCTGGGTACATGAAATATCTTTACAAGGATTTTTTGAAACTTTTTGAAGAGACGGAGAATGATGGCAATGAAGGAAGCTCTTTGAAAACCTCTTATGCCAAGGAGATGGTAAGATTTGCTGGATACTAttttccatttaattaattagtttgatAGTTTTTGATGGCTAGTACGCTTATAGACATTGGTTGACCCTTGATTTTGAGCAATTAGTTTAATGTTTATTGGAAAAGAGTTTGCGTAATTGCCTGCATTGTTTAAAGAAAATTTTCTCAAGTTGAAtggctttaatttttcttttttcccaTTTAACATATGTAactgatttctttctttttccccttATGTTATTAGTTTAAAGAACTGACAAGAGGCTACATAATTGAGGCACAGTGGGCAAAAAATGGGTATGTGCCAGCATTCGATGATTATGTACAGAATGGATTAATCGTAAGCACTTGTGATGTCCTTGCTTCAGCATTCCTCCTCGGAATGAAGGATGTAGGGATTAAGGAAATGGTATGGATACGAAGTAACCCAAAAATTGTTAACTCTGCCAAGTTACTTGGAACTTTGAAGAATGACATAGCAGGCCACGAGGTATTATTAAtttcatacacacacacacacacacacacatatatataggaaaattctAGCATGCATCTAAGCACTAAAAAACATATTCTCctgatctgattttttttttaactgaaataatattatatgcataataaaggaGGAGCAAAAGCGCGGAGACTCTCCTTCAAGTGTGGAGTGCTACATGAAGGAATTTGGTGTGTCAAAAGAGAAGGCTGTTAAAGAGATTGATAAAATATTTGTAAATGCATGGAAGGACATAAATGAGGAACTACTTCTTCAGCCAAGACGTGTTTCAAAGATTATTCTCAAGTATTTTCTCAACTTTGGACGCATGTCAGAATTTCTGTACAAGTTCCTTGATTTCTACACCAACCCATCAAGTATGAAAGATTATGTCACAAAATTATTGGTTGATCCATTTTCAATATAAGAATGGATTGAGGAACCATATTTGTTGTGTTGTGGAGAAAACATCAAAATAAACTGAGTGAGCTGTCCCTTAGTCTGGGTATTCTGGGTTAGTCTATTGCCCATAGTTTAGTCTGGCTTATTTTGCTAAGTTTTTTCTTGTTTTATTAGTTTTAAtaagattatgaattaaaaaaaaaaataaccgaGTGAGCTGTGTCATGTGTGTTCACTTTCAACTGAGTAGGAGAAATGTCTCTCAATTCAAACATGTTGTTTATAGTTGATATGCTGATTCTGTTTATTAATAAGAATGTTTGCAACCATTGGCATCCATTGCTCAATGGCCTAGTGTTTATTCTGTAATGTAAAAATCTATTTATTAATAATGTTTCAAATTAACCATTGGACAATCATTATTCAATAATTTTGAAGCACAATCTTTAAAATCGAGAGCAATTatatccaaatttcaaattttacaaCAATAAAATATAGATTTTAGGGTTCATTTTGTTGTCTACAAGCTATAAATTGTTCTCTTAGCTTAAAAAAAAAGTTCAAATTTCTTCAAAATTGATTTTGAAGTTTAACATCGGGATATATGatccaaaattaaaaaatttagatataattatcaAGTAATGAAAGTATTTGGTCTTTATAAGTGCcaagacaagaaaaaaaaataatactctACTTAAATAAGAAGAAATGCCAAAAAACAAAATTGCTAGTTAAATGATCGAATGAATGGATTTCATTCCTTTTGTAgatgtttgaattttttttttttttcatttttattctcaCAATTTAGATAATTCAATTCCCACAATTAAGAGAATCATCATTCCCATTTTTAATCTAGGAATCAAaagtgagaaatgaaattgattatCATGTTAAAAGTTAAATGCTCAATTTCATCCATTATTAGAtatttcaattttgatatttttcatatcattaattaaaataatatcttgtatttttatataattaattaaaattaaaaagtgaaataataataataataaatattattttatactttcatataattaattaaaaattaaaattaaaatgaaaaataattataataattaaaaatataaagtattattttatattttgatataaataattaaaatgaaaaaattatgagtataattaattttaattatttaaattaaaaaatgcaaaaaatatattttatattttcttataattaaacaaaattaaaaatttataattaattataattgaaaatataaaaaatatttttattttttacaattaattaaaattagaaaacaaatatatatatatatatatatatatatatatatatatatatatataaagtaatttTAGGTTAATTTTCATTAAGTATGAAATAAGTTCAATTTCAATTCCATGGCTTTTGTATGTGAATCAAACATCTTGAAAAGGTAaaccaaataaaaataaaaattcactaTTCTATTTTTAATTTCGTTCGATTTCGATTTCAATAATGATTCTGATTCTAATATGCTAACTAAATAGGCTCTAAGTTTAACGAATAATCTAATGACTAAAAGCTAAATAATATCAAGAAATCATGTAAGCAATGACGAAATGCAAGTTGCCTATGCCTTGAAGGTGTGACCGCATATTAATATTGAAGATTAGCCTACCATGGCCGCTTGAAATTATATTTATGTGCTTCAAATAGGTGTAATTCTTTGATGTATCAAAACTTGTTTCCTTGAATGATTCAGTTATTTATTGTTTTAGgtgttttaaatatataatttaagtgTATAACTTGGGAGGCTTTTTTGCATTTAATTTGAATAATTCTTTCAGTTTCATGGAAAATTTACTCTAACATattcatatttatttaatattcatcaaaacatattttttaaaaaatagactTCGATATAATTTGTGGATTGTTACCaactagtaataataataatattaataataatgaaGCAATTAGTTGGGGCACTAGCAGCAGTCTTGACGTGGTGCATGTGCTCAACCACGTAAattcttttatatatttattattttttactattttataTCTTTCATTTTTCAAACTAATATTGTTAGAAGTGTCACTAAATTATCGGGTgagtaaaaattaattataattgaaaGTCGAActgtttcaatttaattttttaattggttAGATTCGATATAGTTAGTAGTTTTTTAGAAAATTCCATATAATcattcaattattttcataaaaacactaaaacaaaaaaaaaactgaccaatttatccaatttatgataatttttattgattttata
Proteins encoded:
- the LOC131174771 gene encoding probable terpene synthase 8 translates to MSTQAKSEQDNFRPSANFPSSVWGCSFASLSFQDSEFESLCKEVEIFKEKVKDILMQSTRGLIENIEFIDILCCLGVSYYFENEIEEQLNHIFIALPTFLHESDYDLHVAALLFRILRQHGHKVTCDVFNKFKDNDGRFKKTITNDVKSLLGLYEASFLSVHGEDILDEALAFTKPYLETLAEQASPHLAEHIKNSLVWPIHQSMERLKIHQYISFYEKEESRNETLLKFAELDYNRIQLLYRQELAILSRWSRDLNVMHKYPYTRDRIVEAYVWALGCICEPQFGASRLMIAKYVQMETVLDDTYDAYGTLDELYRFTAAFERCNVDGIDDHLPGYMKYLYKDFLKLFEETENDGNEGSSLKTSYAKEMFKELTRGYIIEAQWAKNGYVPAFDDYVQNGLIVSTCDVLASAFLLGMKDVGIKEMVWIRSNPKIVNSAKLLGTLKNDIAGHEEEQKRGDSPSSVECYMKEFGVSKEKAVKEIDKIFVNAWKDINEELLLQPRRVSKIILKYFLNFGRMSEFLYKFLDFYTNPSSMKDYVTKLLVDPFSI